In one window of Burkholderia cenocepacia DNA:
- a CDS encoding DUF3106 domain-containing protein, producing MSQKRGLAVFFGCVIAIAVSYVATYPRFHPAPATMPVATTSSAAPASAAAGLTTELPPLPLPLPLPAAAGPLSWARLTPAQHAALAPFADQWDGFSDARKRKWLKIASRFAKLSPDDQKRLQERMTEWAKMTPEQRRVARENYQSAKELSAQARERAWKAYQQLPEEQKERLAAAERRRKPSVVSAPPTVADRDVRRLVNSHEHPASGAAAAPAPASAGVAAQPVPASSTSGTASAPAAVAPVSPADAPSLFKGS from the coding sequence GTGAGTCAGAAGCGCGGCCTGGCCGTATTTTTCGGATGCGTGATCGCGATCGCCGTTTCCTACGTCGCCACGTATCCCCGATTCCACCCGGCCCCCGCGACGATGCCCGTCGCGACCACCAGTTCCGCCGCGCCGGCGTCGGCCGCGGCCGGGCTGACCACCGAACTTCCGCCGCTGCCGCTTCCCCTGCCGCTACCGGCCGCCGCCGGCCCGCTGTCGTGGGCGCGCCTCACGCCGGCGCAGCACGCGGCCCTCGCCCCGTTCGCCGACCAGTGGGACGGCTTCAGCGATGCCCGCAAGCGTAAATGGCTGAAGATCGCATCGCGTTTCGCGAAGTTGTCGCCGGATGACCAGAAGCGCCTGCAGGAGCGGATGACCGAATGGGCGAAGATGACGCCCGAGCAGCGCCGCGTCGCACGCGAGAACTACCAGAGCGCGAAGGAACTGTCCGCGCAGGCGCGCGAGCGCGCGTGGAAGGCCTATCAGCAACTCCCCGAGGAGCAGAAGGAACGGCTTGCCGCCGCCGAACGCCGCCGCAAGCCGAGCGTCGTCAGCGCGCCGCCGACCGTCGCCGACCGTGACGTCCGCCGCCTCGTCAATTCGCACGAACACCCGGCCAGCGGTGCGGCCGCCGCTCCGGCGCCCGCGTCGGCCGGCGTCGCCGCGCAGCCGGTGCCCGCGTCGTCGACGTCCGGCACCGCGTCCGCACCGGCCGCCGTGGCGCCGGTGTCGCCCGCCGACGCGCCTTCGCTGTTCAAGGGCTCCTGA
- a CDS encoding SDR family oxidoreductase gives MTAPSDRKAVLITGASRGIGRATAVLAAERGWDVGINYARDAAAAELTAQAVRDAGGRACIVAGDVANETDVVAMFDTVATEFGRLDALVNNAGIVAPSMPLADMPVDRLRRMFDTNVLGAYLCAREAARRLSTDRGGRGGAIVNVSSIASRLGSPNEYVDYAGSKGAVDSLTIGLAKELGPHGVRVNAVRPGLIETEIHASGGQPGRAARLGAQTPLGRAGEAQEIAEAIVWLLGDAASYTTGALLDVGGGR, from the coding sequence ATGACCGCACCGTCCGACCGCAAGGCAGTCCTCATCACCGGCGCGAGCCGCGGCATCGGCCGCGCGACCGCCGTGCTGGCGGCCGAACGCGGCTGGGACGTCGGCATCAACTACGCGCGCGACGCGGCGGCGGCCGAACTGACCGCGCAGGCCGTGCGCGACGCGGGCGGCCGCGCGTGCATCGTCGCGGGCGATGTCGCGAACGAGACGGACGTCGTCGCGATGTTCGATACGGTTGCGACCGAGTTCGGGCGCCTCGACGCGCTCGTGAACAATGCAGGCATCGTCGCACCGTCGATGCCGCTCGCCGACATGCCGGTCGACCGGCTGCGGCGGATGTTCGATACCAACGTGCTCGGCGCCTATCTGTGCGCGCGGGAAGCGGCGCGCCGGCTGTCGACCGACCGTGGCGGCCGCGGCGGCGCGATCGTCAACGTGTCGTCGATCGCGTCGCGGCTCGGCTCGCCGAACGAGTACGTCGACTACGCGGGCTCGAAAGGCGCGGTCGATTCGCTGACGATCGGCCTGGCAAAGGAACTCGGCCCGCATGGCGTGCGCGTCAACGCGGTGCGCCCCGGCCTGATCGAGACCGAAATTCATGCAAGCGGCGGCCAGCCGGGCCGCGCAGCCCGCCTCGGCGCGCAGACGCCGCTCGGCCGAGCGGGCGAGGCGCAAGAGATCGCGGAAGCAATCGTCTGGCTGCTCGGCGACGCGGCGTCCTACACGACGGGCGCCCTGCTCGACGTCGGCGGCGGCCGCTAA
- a CDS encoding ArnT family glycosyltransferase, whose product MPGTAAPSRRRTSVPAPAAHTRSTADTDVLATLDVAAPPVAASTATISAPRDRSLLLGWRAWLFVAALVCAYTLPGVLGHDPWKQDETYTFGIIQHMLETGDFVVPTNAGLPFMEKPPLYAWVGTSLAWLLQRVMPLHDAARLASALFAALAFGFIARAARVASRADTWFDLRVLGPVVLSAGTLVVIKHVHDMMTDVALFAGTAIGFCGLLELVMQHVAQAQQMRHGLPIHPASRWAAPIFGAGVGIALMAKGLFVPLVFAATLVCTLVLYPACRTRSFARALGVAALVFAPFALIWPTALFLRSETLFMTWFWDNNVGRFFGFSVPELGAENDKPFFILRAFLTVGFPVAPLAIVALARGAWRDWRAPRIALPVLFAGIGLVVLQVSATSRQLYILPFFAPLALVAAQAIERLPRRLHLAWDYLSRILFGTVVVLAWAIWAVMADPAASRADLALLGRWLPLDWTMPIQPALVTGALALTVGWLTLLPKLRTTGLWRGALSWGAGAIVAWGLIYTLLLPWLDVAKSYRSVFDDLNAHLALEWNDGDCMASLHGLGESEAPMLYYFSGIEHTPIDDAKTTRCTWMIVQGVRAVDPAPGSEWKLFWAGARPGDNEELLRVYVRTPEQHLQ is encoded by the coding sequence ATGCCTGGAACCGCAGCGCCCAGCCGGCGACGCACGTCCGTGCCCGCCCCGGCCGCGCACACCCGCTCGACCGCCGATACCGACGTCCTCGCGACGCTCGACGTCGCCGCCCCGCCCGTCGCCGCCTCGACCGCCACGATCAGCGCCCCGCGCGACCGCTCGCTGCTGCTCGGCTGGCGCGCCTGGCTGTTCGTCGCCGCACTGGTGTGCGCGTACACGCTGCCCGGTGTGCTCGGCCACGATCCGTGGAAACAGGACGAAACCTACACGTTCGGCATCATCCAGCACATGCTCGAGACCGGCGACTTCGTCGTGCCGACCAATGCCGGCCTGCCGTTCATGGAAAAGCCGCCGCTTTACGCATGGGTCGGGACCAGCCTCGCGTGGCTGCTGCAGCGCGTGATGCCGCTGCACGACGCGGCGCGCCTGGCGAGTGCCCTGTTCGCCGCGCTCGCGTTCGGCTTCATCGCACGCGCGGCCCGCGTGGCCAGTCGCGCGGACACCTGGTTCGACCTGCGCGTGCTCGGCCCGGTGGTACTCAGCGCCGGCACGCTCGTCGTCATCAAGCACGTGCACGACATGATGACGGACGTCGCGTTGTTTGCCGGCACGGCAATCGGGTTCTGCGGGCTGCTCGAACTCGTGATGCAGCATGTCGCGCAGGCGCAGCAGATGCGGCACGGGCTGCCGATACATCCGGCGAGCCGCTGGGCCGCGCCGATCTTCGGCGCGGGCGTCGGCATCGCGCTGATGGCGAAAGGGCTGTTCGTGCCGCTCGTGTTCGCGGCCACGCTCGTGTGCACGCTGGTGCTCTACCCGGCCTGCCGCACCCGCTCGTTCGCACGCGCGCTGGGCGTCGCCGCACTCGTGTTCGCGCCGTTCGCGCTGATCTGGCCGACCGCGCTGTTCCTGCGCTCCGAAACGCTGTTCATGACGTGGTTCTGGGACAACAACGTCGGTCGCTTCTTCGGTTTCTCCGTGCCCGAACTGGGCGCGGAAAACGACAAGCCGTTCTTCATCCTGCGCGCGTTCCTCACCGTCGGCTTCCCGGTCGCGCCGCTCGCGATCGTCGCGCTCGCCCGCGGCGCATGGCGCGACTGGCGTGCGCCGCGCATCGCGCTGCCCGTGCTGTTCGCCGGCATCGGGCTCGTGGTGCTGCAGGTGTCCGCGACGTCGCGCCAGCTCTACATCCTGCCGTTCTTCGCGCCGCTCGCACTGGTCGCCGCGCAGGCAATCGAGCGCCTGCCGCGCCGGCTGCATCTCGCGTGGGATTACCTGAGCCGCATCCTGTTCGGCACGGTGGTCGTGCTCGCGTGGGCGATCTGGGCGGTGATGGCCGATCCGGCCGCGTCGCGCGCGGATCTCGCGCTGCTCGGCCGCTGGCTGCCGCTCGACTGGACGATGCCGATCCAGCCCGCGCTCGTGACCGGCGCGCTCGCGCTGACGGTCGGCTGGCTGACGCTGCTGCCGAAGCTGCGCACGACGGGGCTGTGGCGCGGCGCGCTGTCGTGGGGCGCCGGCGCGATTGTCGCTTGGGGGCTCATCTATACGCTGCTGCTGCCGTGGCTCGACGTCGCGAAGAGCTACCGCTCGGTGTTCGACGACCTGAACGCGCATCTCGCGCTCGAATGGAACGACGGCGACTGCATGGCGAGCCTGCATGGGCTCGGCGAATCGGAAGCGCCGATGCTGTACTACTTCTCCGGCATCGAGCACACGCCGATCGACGACGCGAAGACGACGCGCTGCACGTGGATGATCGTGCAGGGCGTGCGGGCCGTCGATCCCGCGCCGGGCAGCGAATGGAAGCTGTTCTGGGCGGGCGCCCGCCCGGGCGACAACGAGGAATTGCTGCGCGTCTACGTGCGCACGCCCGAACAGCACCTGCAGTGA
- a CDS encoding diacylglycerol kinase: MKRDLNDKIPPPAATPSRHRPFDEEEPHADADVHPHEPLGPDDRLAPLPPNPYKRHRGITRAWFALKHSLNGFRVAIREESAFRQELTLAALMLPIGAFAPVPAASRALLIGSVLLVLIVELLNSSVEAAIDRISLERHELSKRAKDLGSAAVTVALFACVTTWGFVLGPVVARWLGF; the protein is encoded by the coding sequence TTGAAACGAGACCTGAACGACAAGATCCCGCCCCCCGCCGCGACGCCGTCACGGCACCGCCCGTTCGACGAGGAAGAGCCGCACGCCGATGCGGACGTGCACCCGCACGAGCCGCTCGGCCCCGACGACCGGCTCGCGCCGTTGCCGCCGAACCCGTACAAGCGCCACCGCGGCATCACGCGTGCGTGGTTCGCGCTCAAGCATTCGCTGAACGGCTTTCGCGTCGCGATCCGCGAGGAAAGCGCGTTTCGCCAGGAGCTCACGCTCGCCGCGCTGATGCTGCCGATCGGCGCGTTCGCGCCGGTGCCGGCCGCATCGCGCGCGCTGCTGATCGGCTCGGTGCTGCTGGTGCTGATCGTCGAGCTGCTCAACTCGAGCGTCGAAGCCGCGATCGACCGCATCTCGCTCGAGCGCCACGAACTCTCGAAGCGCGCGAAGGACCTCGGCAGCGCGGCCGTGACGGTCGCGCTGTTCGCGTGCGTGACGACGTGGGGCTTCGTGCTCGGGCCGGTCGTCGCACGCTGGCTCGGCTTCTAG
- a CDS encoding alanyl-tRNA editing protein — protein sequence MTTQALFREDAYLTQCEAIVQAVGDDGIRLDRTVFYPLGGGQAGDTGTLTLPDGSTIAIADTRKAKFDGATPDDAVHVPAPGQEASVATLAPGTRVVAEIDWLRRYRHMRLHTAAHLMCAVLPYAVDGCSVTADYVRLDFATSDAIDRDDVERRLADFVVGAHPVTTEWITDDEMAERPELVRTMSVKPPMGLGRVRLLRIENVDLQPCGGTHVRNTSEIGGLRVAKLEKKSARTRRLVLEFA from the coding sequence ATGACGACACAAGCGCTGTTTCGCGAAGACGCGTACCTCACGCAATGCGAGGCGATCGTCCAGGCCGTCGGCGACGACGGCATCCGGCTCGACCGCACCGTGTTCTATCCGCTCGGCGGCGGCCAGGCCGGCGACACCGGCACGCTGACTTTGCCCGACGGCAGTACGATCGCGATTGCCGACACGCGCAAGGCGAAGTTCGACGGCGCGACGCCCGACGACGCCGTCCACGTGCCCGCGCCGGGCCAGGAGGCGAGCGTCGCGACGCTCGCCCCCGGTACGCGCGTGGTCGCGGAGATCGACTGGCTGCGCCGCTACCGGCACATGCGTCTGCACACGGCCGCGCACCTGATGTGCGCGGTGCTGCCGTACGCGGTCGACGGCTGCAGCGTGACGGCCGACTACGTGCGGCTCGATTTCGCGACTTCCGACGCGATAGACCGCGACGACGTCGAGCGGCGCCTCGCGGACTTCGTCGTCGGCGCGCATCCGGTCACGACCGAATGGATCACCGACGACGAGATGGCCGAGCGTCCCGAACTCGTGCGCACGATGAGCGTGAAGCCGCCGATGGGCCTCGGCCGCGTGCGGCTGTTGCGCATCGAAAACGTCGACCTGCAGCCGTGCGGCGGCACGCATGTGCGCAACACATCCGAAATCGGCGGGTTGCGGGTTGCGAAACTGGAAAAGAAGAGCGCGCGCACACGGCGCCTCGTACTGGAGTTTGCATGA
- a CDS encoding DUF924 family protein, which yields MTVDTGKTGAAALDPQAREILDFWFGEPGSAEFGQNRKVWFNGGVAFDDVLRTRYGALLDAACDGACDHWADSPSGALALIVVLDQFSRNIHRGTPRAFAADPKALALARRVVAAGWDTRLPSGHHRAFAYLPFEHDESVESQREAVRLCAGIRDEAGCESYHRFALLHAAIVERFGRFPHRNAILGRASTDEETAFLREPGSSF from the coding sequence ATGACGGTCGATACCGGGAAAACAGGCGCGGCGGCGCTCGATCCGCAAGCAAGGGAGATTCTCGATTTCTGGTTCGGCGAGCCGGGCTCGGCCGAATTCGGGCAGAACCGCAAGGTCTGGTTCAACGGCGGCGTCGCGTTCGACGACGTGCTGCGCACGCGTTACGGCGCACTGCTCGACGCCGCGTGCGACGGCGCCTGCGATCACTGGGCCGATTCGCCGTCGGGCGCGCTGGCGTTGATCGTCGTGCTCGACCAGTTCTCGCGCAACATCCATCGCGGCACGCCGCGCGCGTTCGCCGCCGATCCGAAAGCGCTCGCGCTCGCCCGCCGCGTCGTCGCGGCCGGCTGGGACACCCGGTTGCCGAGCGGCCATCACCGTGCGTTCGCGTATCTGCCGTTCGAGCACGACGAGTCGGTCGAGAGCCAGCGCGAGGCCGTGCGCCTGTGCGCGGGCATCCGCGACGAGGCCGGATGCGAGAGCTATCACCGCTTCGCGTTGCTGCATGCGGCGATCGTCGAGCGCTTCGGCCGCTTTCCGCACCGGAACGCGATTCTCGGTCGCGCGTCGACCGACGAGGAAACGGCGTTTCTGCGAGAGCCCGGCTCGTCGTTCTGA
- a CDS encoding TIGR00730 family Rossman fold protein produces MKAVCVYCGSSSGVRPVYADAARAFGRALVDAGLTLVYGGGRVGLMGVIADEVMAAGGRAVGVIPELLVDKEVGHTGLSELHVVPDMHHRKKMMADLSDAFVAMPGGAGTLEELFEVYTWAQLGYHRKPVALYNIDSFYDPLIALLRHTVDEGFMRPAYFDALCVESEPVALIERLRHYQPPARDKWAPDAAK; encoded by the coding sequence ATGAAGGCAGTCTGCGTTTACTGCGGCTCGTCGTCCGGCGTGCGGCCCGTCTATGCCGACGCCGCGCGCGCGTTCGGCCGCGCGCTCGTCGATGCGGGCCTCACGCTCGTGTACGGCGGCGGCCGCGTCGGCCTGATGGGCGTGATCGCCGACGAAGTGATGGCGGCCGGCGGCCGGGCGGTCGGCGTGATCCCCGAGCTGCTCGTCGACAAGGAAGTCGGCCATACGGGGCTGTCGGAACTGCACGTCGTGCCCGACATGCACCATCGCAAGAAAATGATGGCCGACCTCTCCGACGCGTTCGTCGCGATGCCCGGCGGCGCCGGCACGCTCGAGGAGCTCTTCGAGGTCTACACGTGGGCGCAGCTCGGCTATCACCGCAAGCCCGTCGCGCTCTACAACATCGATTCGTTCTACGATCCGCTGATCGCGCTGCTGCGCCATACGGTCGACGAAGGCTTCATGCGGCCTGCCTATTTCGACGCGCTGTGCGTCGAATCGGAACCCGTCGCGCTGATCGAGCGGCTGCGCCACTACCAGCCGCCCGCCCGCGACAAGTGGGCGCCCGACGCAGCGAAGTGA
- a CDS encoding glycosyltransferase family 4 protein encodes MKIMIVTDAWEPQVNGVVRTLKSTARELTALGHRVELLTPLEFRTVPCPTYPEIRLSILPYRKLRARIDAFAPDALHIATEGPLGLAARRYARARKLPYTTAYHTRFPEYVQARFGIPLAATYRFLHWFHGPSLAVMAPTPVVKQDLEKFGFTNVVLWTRGVDLDIFRPMESKVLNTARPIFLYVGRVAIEKNVEAFLRLDLPGSKWVAGEGPALAELKSRYPEANYLGVLSQTELAKVYAAADVFVFPSRTDTFGLVLLEALACGTPVAAYPVTGPIDVLSGGDAGAMHEDLQEACLEALKIERTTARAWAERFSWRAASEQFASHLKPLPKTAYSPAEGAAV; translated from the coding sequence ATGAAGATCATGATCGTCACCGACGCGTGGGAACCGCAGGTCAACGGCGTCGTGCGCACGCTGAAGAGCACGGCGCGCGAACTCACGGCGCTCGGCCACCGCGTCGAACTGCTGACGCCGCTGGAATTCCGCACGGTGCCCTGCCCGACCTACCCCGAGATCCGCCTGTCGATCCTGCCGTACCGCAAGCTGCGCGCGCGGATCGATGCGTTCGCACCCGACGCGCTGCACATCGCGACCGAAGGCCCGCTCGGCCTGGCCGCGCGGCGCTATGCGCGCGCCCGCAAGCTGCCGTACACCACCGCGTACCACACGCGCTTTCCGGAATACGTGCAGGCGCGCTTCGGTATTCCGCTCGCCGCCACCTACCGCTTCCTGCACTGGTTCCACGGCCCGTCGCTCGCGGTGATGGCGCCGACGCCGGTCGTCAAGCAGGACCTCGAGAAATTCGGCTTCACGAACGTCGTGCTGTGGACCCGCGGCGTCGATCTCGACATCTTCCGGCCGATGGAGTCGAAGGTGCTCAACACCGCGCGGCCGATCTTCCTGTACGTGGGCCGCGTCGCGATCGAGAAGAACGTCGAGGCGTTCCTGCGCCTCGACCTGCCCGGCTCGAAGTGGGTCGCGGGCGAAGGCCCCGCGCTCGCGGAACTGAAGTCGCGCTACCCGGAGGCGAACTATCTCGGCGTGCTGTCACAGACCGAGCTCGCGAAGGTGTATGCTGCGGCCGACGTGTTCGTATTCCCGAGTCGCACCGACACGTTCGGCCTCGTGCTGCTCGAAGCCCTCGCCTGCGGCACGCCGGTGGCCGCGTATCCCGTCACGGGCCCGATCGACGTGCTCAGCGGCGGCGACGCGGGCGCGATGCACGAGGACCTGCAGGAAGCCTGCCTCGAGGCGCTGAAGATCGAACGCACGACTGCGCGCGCGTGGGCGGAACGCTTCTCGTGGCGCGCGGCATCCGAGCAGTTCGCGTCGCATCTGAAGCCGCTGCCGAAGACCGCGTACTCGCCAGCCGAAGGTGCCGCCGTTTGA
- a CDS encoding RDD family protein, with product MANARAPDTPTAAPSVRRRLAALLYEGVLLFGVVFFAGLAFSLATQQRNGLVHHNLLAAWIALVVGAYFVWFWTHGGQTLPMKTWRLRLESSNGRPLSAGHALVRYVLGWLWFLPPLALHPLLGLSVPVTLALAAAWIIVWAGAARLHAGRQFPHDRIARTRVVAIPR from the coding sequence GTGGCAAACGCCCGCGCGCCCGACACCCCGACCGCCGCGCCGTCCGTGCGACGGCGCCTCGCCGCGCTACTCTACGAGGGCGTGCTGCTGTTCGGCGTCGTGTTCTTCGCCGGGCTCGCGTTCAGCCTCGCGACGCAGCAACGCAACGGCCTCGTCCATCACAACCTGCTTGCCGCGTGGATCGCGCTCGTCGTCGGCGCGTATTTCGTGTGGTTCTGGACGCACGGCGGCCAGACGCTGCCGATGAAAACCTGGCGGCTGCGGCTCGAATCGTCGAACGGCCGGCCGCTGAGCGCCGGCCACGCGCTCGTCCGCTACGTGCTCGGCTGGCTGTGGTTCCTGCCGCCGCTCGCGCTGCACCCGCTCCTCGGCCTGTCGGTACCCGTCACGCTCGCGCTCGCCGCCGCGTGGATCATCGTATGGGCCGGCGCCGCCCGGTTGCACGCCGGCCGCCAGTTCCCGCACGACCGGATCGCGCGCACCCGCGTCGTCGCGATACCGCGCTGA
- a CDS encoding DUF3619 family protein has protein sequence MSSANREHEFALKVRRALDERASALPAATTDRLAVARRAALARKKPEAATAPVFVPAFAGAAGAYGPTPANRPPTSFGRRLLRAWPLALLLAGLVGIAYWEDMQRTAELADIDAAMLSDDLPLNAYLDHGFNAYLSRAH, from the coding sequence ATGAGCTCCGCAAACCGAGAACACGAATTCGCGCTGAAGGTGCGCCGCGCGCTGGACGAGCGCGCGTCCGCGCTGCCTGCCGCGACCACCGATCGGCTGGCCGTCGCCCGCCGGGCCGCGCTCGCGCGCAAGAAGCCCGAAGCCGCGACCGCGCCGGTGTTCGTGCCGGCCTTCGCCGGCGCGGCCGGCGCCTACGGCCCGACGCCCGCGAACCGCCCGCCGACGTCGTTCGGCCGCCGCCTGCTGCGCGCGTGGCCGCTCGCGTTGCTGCTCGCGGGGCTCGTCGGCATCGCGTACTGGGAAGACATGCAGCGCACCGCCGAACTCGCCGACATCGACGCGGCGATGCTCAGCGACGACCTGCCGCTCAACGCGTATCTCGACCACGGGTTCAACGCGTATCTTTCGCGCGCTCACTAA
- a CDS encoding UDP-2,3-diacylglucosamine diphosphatase, with amino-acid sequence MGQKTSATSLFRHPIGARAATAFLSGSGATDGVVSHKPPVAPTTQHEDPEPSAHRYRTIWLSDIHLGSSGCQAPYLLDFLRHNDSEYLYLVGDIIDGWQLKKGWYWPQAHNDVVQKILRKARKGTQVVYIPGNHDEGARQFCDLAFGDIQVRGEAFHTTLAGKRLWIVHGDLFDGVIQHAKWLAYLGDTLYTLILVLNRWFNRIRSRLGFQYWSLSQYLKHQVKNAVNFISQFETVMTDEARRRGCDGVVCGHIHKAEIRDIDGVLYCNDGDWVESLSALVETMEGELKIVYWTVMRTAPSETTSRKAKAAA; translated from the coding sequence ATGGGCCAGAAAACGTCCGCGACCTCACTGTTTCGTCACCCCATCGGCGCCCGCGCCGCCACTGCGTTCCTGTCCGGCTCGGGGGCAACCGACGGCGTGGTGTCGCACAAGCCGCCCGTCGCGCCCACCACGCAGCACGAGGACCCCGAGCCGTCCGCCCATCGCTACCGCACCATCTGGCTGTCCGACATCCACCTCGGCTCGAGCGGCTGCCAGGCGCCCTACCTGCTGGATTTCCTGCGTCACAACGACTCGGAATACCTGTACCTGGTCGGCGACATCATCGACGGCTGGCAGCTGAAAAAGGGCTGGTACTGGCCGCAGGCGCACAACGACGTCGTGCAGAAGATCCTGCGCAAGGCGCGCAAGGGCACGCAGGTCGTCTACATCCCCGGCAACCACGACGAAGGCGCCCGGCAATTCTGCGATCTCGCGTTCGGCGACATCCAGGTGCGCGGCGAGGCATTCCACACGACGCTCGCAGGCAAACGTTTGTGGATCGTGCACGGCGACCTGTTCGACGGCGTGATCCAGCACGCGAAATGGCTCGCGTACCTCGGCGACACGCTCTACACGCTGATCCTCGTGCTGAACCGCTGGTTCAACCGGATCCGCAGCCGGCTCGGCTTCCAGTACTGGTCGCTGTCGCAGTACCTGAAGCACCAGGTCAAGAACGCGGTCAACTTCATCTCGCAGTTCGAGACCGTGATGACCGACGAGGCGCGCCGCCGCGGCTGCGACGGCGTCGTGTGCGGCCACATCCACAAGGCCGAGATTCGCGACATCGACGGCGTGCTGTACTGCAACGACGGCGACTGGGTCGAAAGCCTGTCCGCGCTCGTCGAAACGATGGAAGGCGAACTGAAGATCGTCTACTGGACGGTGATGCGCACCGCACCGTCGGAGACCACGTCGCGCAAGGCCAAGGCCGCTGCCTGA
- a CDS encoding RNA polymerase sigma factor, whose protein sequence is MASDKELADFLAGVERRAFKQAAYAVRDDDASLDIVQDAMIKLAEKYGDRPSAELPLLFQRILQNAIHDWFRRQKVRNTWVTLFSSLNNTDDDDFDPLETLESADDNAGVESSEHRLEREQVLALIDEEIQKLPARQREAFLMRYWEDMDVAETAAAMGCSEGSVKTHCSRATHTLAQALKAKGITL, encoded by the coding sequence ATGGCATCAGACAAGGAACTCGCCGACTTTCTGGCGGGCGTCGAAAGGCGCGCGTTCAAGCAGGCTGCGTACGCCGTGCGTGACGACGATGCGTCGCTCGACATCGTGCAGGACGCGATGATCAAGCTCGCGGAAAAGTACGGCGACCGGCCGTCGGCCGAGCTGCCGCTGCTTTTTCAGCGGATCCTGCAGAACGCGATCCACGACTGGTTCCGCCGGCAGAAGGTCCGCAATACGTGGGTGACGCTCTTCTCGTCGCTGAACAACACCGACGACGACGACTTCGACCCGCTCGAAACACTCGAATCCGCGGACGACAACGCGGGCGTCGAGAGCAGCGAGCACCGCCTCGAACGAGAGCAGGTTCTGGCCCTGATCGACGAAGAAATCCAGAAACTTCCGGCGCGTCAACGGGAAGCGTTCCTGATGCGTTATTGGGAAGATATGGATGTCGCCGAGACTGCCGCCGCAATGGGGTGCTCCGAGGGCAGCGTCAAGACGCACTGCTCACGAGCCACTCATACCCTGGCGCAAGCGCTCAAGGCCAAAGGAATCACGCTATGA
- a CDS encoding TetR/AcrR family transcriptional regulator, with amino-acid sequence MEAKPPRRTRERILELSLKLFNEIGEPNVTTTTIAEEMEISPGNLYYHFRNKDDIINSIFAQFEQQIERRLRFPEDHRPTIDETWSYLQYMADFMWTYRFLYRDLNDLLARNRTLETHFKQIISHKVRFAHDMCELLVSDAEMVATPAEIEVIATNMAVISTYWLSYQYVMHPRKYNDQDAIREELHQVSMHVISIMAPYLRGRSRQLFDDLVSGKLPKRQFTDYLPPRDGSPRPADSPVVTGQASSKDSKQ; translated from the coding sequence ATGGAAGCGAAACCTCCCCGCCGCACCCGCGAACGGATTCTCGAGTTGTCGTTGAAACTCTTCAACGAGATCGGCGAGCCGAACGTCACCACCACGACGATCGCCGAGGAAATGGAAATCAGTCCAGGCAACCTGTACTACCATTTCCGCAACAAGGACGACATCATCAACAGCATCTTCGCGCAGTTCGAGCAGCAGATCGAACGGCGGCTGCGCTTCCCCGAAGATCACCGTCCGACGATCGACGAAACCTGGTCGTACCTGCAGTACATGGCCGATTTCATGTGGACCTACCGGTTCCTGTATCGCGACCTCAACGACCTGCTCGCGCGCAACCGCACGCTCGAGACGCACTTCAAGCAGATCATCAGCCACAAGGTGCGCTTCGCGCACGACATGTGCGAGCTGCTCGTCTCCGATGCCGAAATGGTCGCGACGCCCGCCGAGATCGAAGTCATCGCCACCAACATGGCGGTGATCTCGACCTACTGGCTGTCGTACCAGTACGTGATGCATCCGCGCAAATACAACGACCAGGACGCGATCCGCGAAGAGCTGCACCAGGTGAGCATGCACGTGATCTCGATCATGGCCCCGTACCTGCGCGGCCGTTCGCGCCAGCTGTTCGACGACCTCGTCTCCGGCAAGCTGCCCAAGCGCCAGTTCACCGACTACCTGCCGCCGCGCGACGGCTCCCCGCGCCCCGCCGACAGCCCCGTCGTCACCGGGCAGGCGTCCTCCAAGGATTCCAAGCAATGA